The following are encoded together in the Opitutus sp. ER46 genome:
- a CDS encoding LysR family transcriptional regulator: MNTDLLRSFVLISELGSLSKAAERMRVSQSTLTRQMQVLEHEIGGRLFERGHAGVALTAAGQRLLLGMPPLLDQLNELLTEVGKLARGKTSTIRVGYLGSMAASHLSPALRVFRQQHPAVKVTLRDLSPGEQLAALRAGQLDVAFIGEVDRSLGREFYLRSVGTLPLEVVLSEEHPLARKAPLRLVDLRDETFVRVPDSDIPGYERWLTQLCRKAGFRPRFGEVGESIGHALALVVSDNLVTTVPKYDLRPGAPGVVFRELPLVDAKWEMLVSWQRGKVAAPLCDLVDALAQVVSRSRPPAPPRS, translated from the coding sequence GTGAACACCGACCTGCTCCGGTCCTTCGTGCTGATCTCCGAGCTGGGCAGCCTGAGCAAGGCCGCCGAGCGCATGCGCGTTTCGCAATCGACGCTCACCCGCCAGATGCAGGTGCTCGAGCACGAGATTGGCGGCCGCCTTTTCGAGCGGGGGCACGCCGGCGTCGCGCTGACCGCCGCCGGCCAGCGACTCCTGCTGGGCATGCCCCCGCTGCTCGACCAGCTCAACGAGCTCCTCACCGAGGTCGGCAAGCTGGCCCGCGGCAAGACCTCGACCATCCGCGTGGGCTATCTCGGGTCCATGGCCGCCAGCCACCTCAGCCCGGCCTTGCGCGTGTTTCGGCAGCAGCACCCGGCCGTCAAGGTGACCCTGCGCGACCTCTCTCCCGGCGAACAGCTCGCCGCCCTGCGCGCCGGCCAGCTCGACGTCGCCTTCATCGGCGAGGTCGACCGCTCGCTCGGCCGCGAGTTCTACCTGCGCTCGGTCGGCACGCTGCCGCTCGAGGTCGTCCTGTCCGAGGAGCACCCGCTGGCCCGGAAGGCGCCGCTGCGGCTCGTCGATCTCCGCGACGAGACCTTCGTGCGCGTGCCTGACTCCGACATTCCGGGCTACGAGCGCTGGCTCACCCAGCTCTGCCGCAAGGCCGGCTTTCGGCCGCGGTTCGGCGAAGTCGGCGAAAGCATCGGGCATGCGCTCGCGCTCGTGGTTTCGGACAACCTCGTGACCACCGTGCCCAAGTACGACCTGCGGCCCGGGGCCCCGGGCGTCGTCTTTCGCGAACTACCGCTCGTGGACGCAAAGTGGGAAATGCTGGTCTCCTGGCAGCGCGGCAAGGTCGCCGCGCCTCTCTGTGACCTCGTCGACGCGCTGGCGCAGGTTGTCAGCCGGAGCCGTCCCCCCGCACCGCCGCGTTCCTGA
- a CDS encoding PAS domain S-box protein, with protein sequence MVAVAEEIVPARAADVHVRWCLRGARLAAGLVLVLGLTPVVAWVTGYDLPTRFHAQWPSLPPVVALGVVMLAAAVGRHAEQRRRARLPAVGATLLGAGALVDWVVDGPHGVSLAETAGLAGVGVAMLLPETSMRWVRLRQGLVLLIGFGSLVALNGYLLGVNQLHPVPFFRSMSLPGALAFALVATGYFLAQPQIGFMRLVTAPTAGGRLLRRMVVPIVLLPLLINGLERATERYGVIPAGFGWLLDGAISVYLLGIVVLLTARSLHRADEARRTALEQMAQSEERYRRLIEMSPDAIVVKSRGAIEYVNPAAVRLLGATSAGELVGRSPLDYLHPASRAALDPKLCSLLVHGQSIQPTEQRIIRRDGAALDIEVAAAPVDFHGRRVAQMVLRDLTERNRATAEARQLREQLDLLVTTAPIVLYTARLGACAAHTYVSPSVAAILGYTPDEFVDQPEFWINHVHPEDRPRVTLEVLGASSSMATSVHVYRFEVKAGGYRWIRDERRVVPEARAGEPAVVGYWHDITESRRAASALRKIEELYRTTFDSAAVGVMHARLENRRIVRVNATFTALLGYQPAELRQRTADEITHPDDRAEDARQMGRLLADEIKSYRREKRYVRSSGGSVWVEVTVSLARNTQGRPTHVIAVCIDISQRRELEAQLRQSQKMEAVGQLAGGIAHDFNNILTAVQANAQLIAMDPTLPEAVQTSTHDIDRAVRRGAGLTRQLLMFSRRQVMQVELVQVGEALTNLAGMLHRLLGEQIRLTVVPTPAAVAVNADRGMLDQVIINLAVNARDAMLPAGGELRVTVTTETFAATQTRGNPPGAYVCIAVADTGCGIPADILPHIFEPFFTTKSAGRGTGLGLATVFGIINQHHGWITVETESGRGSVFRVYLPAAAATAPAAPAVAAQTSPVRGGGATILVVEDEEAVRTITVTLLRRHGFNVLAAVDGASALAMWNTHRAAIDLLITDVVMPGGITGPELANRLQLERPELPVLLMSGYNPEQAGRLLSLPERQAFLAKPFEVPALLARIDLLLRSDRPGAGGRLDDWLRNAAVRGDGSG encoded by the coding sequence TGGGTGACGGGATACGACCTGCCGACGCGGTTCCATGCCCAATGGCCGTCGCTCCCGCCGGTCGTCGCTTTGGGCGTGGTGATGCTGGCCGCAGCCGTGGGGCGGCACGCGGAGCAGCGCCGGCGCGCGCGGTTGCCCGCCGTCGGGGCGACGTTGCTCGGGGCGGGCGCGCTGGTGGACTGGGTGGTGGACGGACCGCATGGCGTCTCGCTGGCGGAGACGGCGGGTCTCGCCGGGGTGGGCGTGGCGATGCTGTTGCCGGAAACGTCGATGCGGTGGGTGCGTCTCCGGCAGGGACTCGTGCTGCTGATCGGTTTTGGCTCCCTGGTGGCGCTGAATGGCTACCTTCTCGGCGTCAACCAGCTGCATCCCGTTCCCTTTTTTCGCTCGATGTCGTTGCCGGGCGCACTCGCCTTTGCGCTGGTGGCAACCGGCTATTTCCTGGCCCAGCCGCAGATCGGCTTCATGCGGCTGGTGACGGCGCCGACGGCCGGCGGCCGCCTGCTGCGCCGCATGGTGGTGCCGATCGTGCTGCTGCCGCTGCTGATCAACGGGCTTGAACGGGCGACGGAGCGCTACGGGGTGATCCCCGCGGGTTTTGGCTGGCTGCTCGACGGTGCCATCAGCGTGTACCTGCTGGGCATCGTGGTGTTGCTGACGGCGCGGTCGCTGCACCGCGCCGACGAGGCGCGTCGGACGGCGCTGGAGCAGATGGCGCAAAGCGAGGAACGCTATCGCCGTCTGATCGAGATGTCGCCGGATGCCATCGTCGTGAAGAGCCGGGGCGCGATCGAATACGTCAATCCTGCGGCCGTGCGGTTGCTGGGCGCCACGAGCGCCGGCGAACTCGTCGGCCGGTCGCCGCTTGACTACCTCCATCCCGCCTCGCGGGCCGCGCTGGACCCGAAGCTGTGCTCCTTGCTCGTGCATGGGCAGAGCATCCAGCCAACGGAGCAGCGCATCATCCGCCGCGACGGCGCGGCCTTGGACATCGAAGTGGCGGCGGCGCCGGTCGATTTTCATGGCCGCCGCGTGGCGCAGATGGTCCTCCGGGATCTGACCGAGCGCAACCGCGCGACGGCCGAGGCGCGGCAGCTGCGCGAGCAGCTGGACCTGCTCGTCACCACGGCCCCGATCGTGCTCTACACCGCGCGGCTGGGCGCCTGCGCGGCGCACACGTACGTGAGCCCGAGCGTCGCCGCCATCCTTGGCTACACCCCCGACGAGTTTGTCGACCAGCCCGAGTTCTGGATCAACCACGTGCACCCGGAAGACCGCCCCCGCGTGACGCTCGAGGTCCTGGGCGCAAGTTCGTCCATGGCCACCAGCGTGCATGTGTATCGCTTCGAGGTGAAGGCGGGGGGCTACCGCTGGATCCGCGACGAACGGCGGGTGGTGCCGGAGGCCCGGGCGGGCGAACCGGCGGTCGTGGGCTACTGGCATGACATCACGGAGTCGCGTCGCGCCGCGTCGGCGCTGCGCAAGATCGAGGAGTTGTACCGGACCACCTTTGATTCGGCGGCGGTGGGCGTGATGCACGCGCGCCTGGAAAATCGGCGGATCGTGCGCGTGAACGCCACCTTCACCGCGCTGCTCGGGTACCAGCCCGCGGAGTTGCGGCAGCGCACGGCCGACGAAATCACGCACCCGGACGATCGCGCGGAGGATGCGCGGCAGATGGGGCGGCTCCTGGCGGATGAGATCAAGAGCTACCGTCGGGAGAAGCGGTACGTGCGAAGCAGTGGCGGGTCGGTGTGGGTGGAGGTGACGGTGTCATTGGCGCGCAACACGCAGGGGCGGCCGACGCACGTCATTGCCGTGTGCATCGACATCAGCCAGCGGCGCGAACTCGAGGCCCAGCTCCGGCAGTCGCAGAAGATGGAGGCGGTGGGCCAGCTGGCCGGCGGCATTGCGCATGACTTCAACAACATCCTCACCGCGGTCCAGGCCAACGCCCAGCTCATCGCGATGGACCCGACGCTGCCGGAGGCGGTGCAGACCTCGACGCACGATATCGATCGCGCGGTCCGGCGCGGCGCCGGCCTGACGCGCCAGCTGCTGATGTTCAGCCGCCGGCAGGTCATGCAGGTGGAGCTCGTGCAGGTGGGCGAGGCGCTGACCAATCTCGCGGGGATGTTGCACCGGCTCCTCGGCGAACAGATCCGCCTGACCGTGGTGCCCACGCCGGCCGCGGTCGCGGTCAATGCCGACCGCGGCATGCTGGACCAGGTGATCATCAACCTGGCGGTGAATGCCCGGGACGCAATGCTGCCGGCCGGGGGTGAGCTGCGGGTGACGGTCACAACCGAGACCTTTGCGGCCACGCAGACGCGCGGGAATCCCCCGGGCGCGTATGTGTGTATTGCCGTGGCCGACACGGGCTGCGGCATTCCGGCCGACATCCTGCCCCACATCTTCGAGCCCTTCTTCACCACCAAGAGCGCGGGCCGGGGGACCGGTCTGGGCCTGGCGACGGTTTTCGGCATCATCAACCAGCACCACGGTTGGATCACGGTGGAGACGGAATCCGGCCGCGGCTCGGTCTTTCGGGTGTACCTGCCCGCGGCGGCCGCGACGGCTCCGGCGGCCCCGGCCGTCGCAGCCCAGACCTCCCCGGTACGCGGCGGCGGCGCGACGATCCTCGTCGTCGAGGATGAAGAGGCGGTGCGCACGATCACGGTGACGCTGCTGCGCCGGCACGGCTTCAATGTCCTGGCCGCGGTGGACGGCGCGAGCGCGCTCGCGATGTGGAACACGCACCGTGCCGCGATCGACCTGCTGATCACCGACGTGGTGATGCCCGGAGGAATCACCGGGCCGGAGCTGGCGAACCGACTCCAGTTGGAACGCCCCGAACTGCCGGTGCTGCTGATGAGCGGCTACAACCCGGAGCAGGCCGGCCGGTTGTTGAGTCTGCCGGAGCGGCAGGCGTTCCTGGCCAAGCCTTTTGAGGTGCCAGCGCTGCTGGCCCGCATCGATCTGCTGCTCCGTAGCGACCGGCCGGGCGCGGGCGGTCGGCTGGACGACTGGCTCAGGAACGCGGCGGTGCGGGGGGACGGCTCCGGCTGA